The proteins below come from a single Odontesthes bonariensis isolate fOdoBon6 chromosome 18, fOdoBon6.hap1, whole genome shotgun sequence genomic window:
- the hax1 gene encoding HCLS1-associated protein X-1 → MSVFDLFRGFFGVPGGNYRGRRDPFFDAMTRDDDDDDDDDDIEEDGFHYDGFRGDQQDPFGAWRFGFSFGPDGMRIQEPPVFGHVLREMEEIFTQLGRWEEQPGSENLGVPRIIPPQPPPPPQDGAEKGRGSKNPLRDLMLKSPDSDTQGPPSDIQPSYESPEFPGTPFRGWTPFSKFNDVWRQGPQRTPDEELKEDGDLDSAVSSGGLDRILTPPAGQTPSQPRIRSFFQSVTVTKVVKPDGTVEERRTVRDGQGNEETTVTRSGGGGMLEGPDHQTGSVPPGGPHRFSDLRDDGSLFSKFFGGFK, encoded by the exons ATGAGTGTTTTTGATTTATTTCGCGGCTTCTTCGGGGTGCCTGGAGGCAACTATCGAGGCCGAAG GGACCCCTTCTTCGATGCCATGACTCGtgatgatgacgatgacgaCGACGATGATGATATAGAGGAAGATGGATTCCACTATGACGGCTTTAGAGGGGACCAGCAGGACCCTTTTGGTGCCTGGAGGTTTGGTTTCAGTTTTGGTCCGGACGGGATGAGGATCCAGGAGCCTCCAGTGTTCGGCCACGTCCTCAGGGAGATGGAGGAGATTTTCACCCAGCTGGGCCGCTGGGAGGAACAGCCAGGGTCTGAAAACCTCG GTGTTCCCAGAATCATCCCGCCGcaacctccacctccacctcaggaCGGAGCAGAGAAAGGTCGAGGCAGCAAGAACCCCCTGAGAGACCTGATGCTAAAATCTCCTGACAGTGACACACAAGGGCCCCCGAGTGACATCCAACCTTCTTATGAGTCACCAGAATTCCCTGGCACGCCTTTTCGTGGCTGGACCCCTTTTTCCAAA TTTAATGATGTTTGGAGGCAGGGGCCACAGAGAACTCCAGATGAGGAGCTCAAAGAAGACGGAG ATTTGGACTCTGCTGTGTCATCTGGAGGCCTGGATCGGATTCTGACACCGCCAGCTGGTCAGACACCGAGCCAGCCCAGGATCCGATCTTTcttccagtcagtcactgtCACCAAAGTAGTGAAACCTGATGGG ACTGTAGAGGAGAGGCGTACAGTCAGGGACGGCCAAGGCAACGAGGAAACCACCGTGACTCGCTCAGGAGGTGGTGGGATGCTCGAGGGACCGGACCACCAGACCGGATCTGTGCCGCCAG GTGGTCCACACCGCTTCTCAGACCTGCGGGATGACGGCTCTTTGTTCTCCAAGTTCTTTGGAGGCTTTAAATAA